Proteins encoded in a region of the Geobacillus genomosp. 3 genome:
- a CDS encoding pyrimidine-nucleoside phosphorylase: MRMVDLIAKKRDGAALTNEEIEWIIRGYTDGDIPDYQMSALAMAIYFRGMTKEETAALTMAMVHSGEVIDLSSIRGVKVDKHSTGGVGDTTTLVLGPLVASVGVPVAKMSGRGLGHTGGTIDKLESVPGFHVEISKDEFLRLVNENKIAIIGQTGDLTPADKKLYALRDVTATVNSIPLIASSIMSKKIAAGADAIVLDVKTGAGAFMKELAEARQLAQAMVDIGKRVGRQTMAVISDMSQPLGYAVGNALEVKEAIATLKGNGPHDLTELCLTLGSHMVYLAKQAPSLDEARRLLEQAIDDGSAIAAFKTFLAAQGGDPSVADDPDKLPQAAYTHPVTAGEDGYVAGIVADEVGTAAMWLGAGRAKKEDAIDLAVGIVLHKKVGDRVRKGEAFATIHSNRPDVRKVEEKLAAAIRLSPRPVVPPPLVYETIV, translated from the coding sequence ATGAGAATGGTCGATTTGATTGCCAAAAAGCGTGACGGAGCGGCACTGACGAACGAAGAAATTGAATGGATCATCCGCGGGTATACGGACGGGGATATTCCGGATTACCAAATGAGCGCGCTCGCGATGGCGATTTACTTTCGCGGCATGACCAAGGAAGAAACGGCCGCGCTGACGATGGCGATGGTTCATTCCGGTGAGGTCATCGACTTATCAAGCATCCGCGGTGTGAAAGTTGACAAACATTCGACCGGCGGCGTCGGCGACACGACGACGCTCGTGTTAGGTCCTCTTGTCGCTTCGGTCGGCGTGCCGGTGGCGAAAATGTCCGGGCGCGGTCTCGGCCATACGGGCGGCACGATCGACAAGCTCGAGTCCGTGCCCGGCTTTCACGTCGAAATCAGCAAAGATGAATTTCTTCGGCTTGTCAATGAAAATAAGATTGCCATTATCGGCCAAACCGGCGACTTGACGCCGGCTGACAAAAAGTTGTATGCGCTCCGCGATGTAACCGCAACCGTCAACAGCATCCCGCTTATTGCTTCGTCGATCATGAGCAAAAAAATCGCCGCTGGAGCTGATGCCATCGTCTTGGACGTGAAAACGGGCGCCGGGGCGTTTATGAAAGAACTCGCCGAAGCGCGCCAGCTCGCCCAGGCGATGGTCGATATCGGCAAGCGCGTTGGACGGCAGACGATGGCGGTCATTTCCGATATGAGTCAGCCGCTCGGCTATGCGGTCGGCAACGCCCTGGAAGTAAAAGAGGCGATCGCTACGTTGAAAGGAAACGGTCCGCACGATTTAACGGAACTTTGTTTGACGCTCGGCAGCCATATGGTTTACTTGGCGAAGCAGGCGCCGTCGCTTGATGAGGCGCGCCGCCTGCTTGAGCAGGCGATCGATGATGGATCCGCCATCGCGGCGTTCAAAACGTTTTTGGCGGCTCAAGGCGGCGATCCGTCGGTCGCCGACGACCCGGACAAACTGCCGCAAGCGGCGTATACGCATCCCGTTACAGCCGGTGAGGATGGTTATGTTGCCGGGATTGTTGCAGATGAAGTGGGCACCGCCGCCATGTGGCTTGGCGCCGGACGGGCGAAAAAAGAGGACGCGATCGACTTGGCGGTCGGAATCGTGCTCCATAAGAAGGTGGGCGACCGTGTGCGAAAAGGCGAGGCGTTCGCCACGATTCACAGCAACCGGCCAGATGTGCGTAAAGTGGAAGAAAAACTGGCGGCCGCCATTCGGCTTTCGCCGCGGCCGGTTGTCCCGCCGCCGCTCGTTTATGAGACCATCGTCTAG
- a CDS encoding purine-nucleoside phosphorylase — MDRQAIEKAADDLRRRMPAPPGIGLILGSGLGVLADEIEEAVRIPYEDIPGFPVSTVEGHAGRLVYGRLEGATVVAMQGRFHYYEGYSLREVTFPVRVMKAIGVRELIVTNAAGGVNEQFRPGDLMIISDHINLLGTNPLIGPNDPELGPRFPDMTEAYSRRLRRLAKESAAKLGIRVHEGVYVANTGPSYETPAEIRMVRGLGGDAVGMSTVPEVIVARHAGMEVLGISCISNLAAGMTDAPLHHDEVVETAERVKADFLRLIKAVVAELAK; from the coding sequence ATGGATCGACAGGCGATTGAAAAAGCAGCGGATGATTTGCGCCGGCGTATGCCGGCGCCGCCCGGTATCGGCTTGATTCTCGGCTCAGGATTGGGCGTGCTCGCCGATGAAATCGAAGAGGCGGTCCGCATTCCGTATGAGGATATTCCCGGATTTCCGGTGTCAACCGTTGAAGGGCACGCCGGCCGGCTCGTGTACGGCCGGCTCGAAGGAGCGACAGTCGTTGCCATGCAAGGACGGTTCCATTATTATGAAGGATATTCGCTCCGCGAAGTGACGTTTCCGGTCCGGGTGATGAAGGCGATCGGCGTCCGTGAATTGATCGTGACGAACGCTGCCGGCGGTGTGAACGAACAGTTTCGCCCGGGCGATTTGATGATTATTTCTGATCATATTAACTTGCTTGGCACAAACCCGCTCATCGGCCCGAACGACCCGGAGCTCGGCCCGCGTTTTCCGGACATGACTGAAGCGTACAGCCGGCGCTTGCGCCGGCTCGCCAAAGAATCAGCAGCCAAGCTTGGCATTCGTGTGCATGAAGGGGTGTACGTTGCCAATACCGGCCCATCGTACGAAACGCCGGCGGAAATTCGCATGGTTCGTGGGCTTGGCGGCGATGCGGTCGGCATGTCAACCGTCCCGGAAGTGATTGTCGCCCGCCATGCCGGCATGGAGGTGCTTGGCATTTCGTGCATTTCCAATCTAGCGGCCGGCATGACTGACGCCCCACTTCATCATGATGAAGTCGTCGAAACGGCTGAGAGGGTGAAGGCCGACTTTTTGCGGCTCATTAAAGCGGTTGTGGCCGAACTGGCGAAATAA
- the deoB gene encoding phosphopentomutase: MKVKSTYRRVFLIVLDSVGIGEAPDAENYNDKGADTLGHIAEYRGGLHMPNMAKLGLSHIREIPGVPKVNDPLAYYTKMKEASAGKDTMTGHWELMGLRIDKPFRVFPDGFPRELIAELERRTGRNVIGNKPASGTAIIEELGEEHMKTGAIIVYTSADSVLQIAAHEDVVPLEELYRICEIARELTRDEPYMVGRVIARPFIGTPGRFERTANRHDYALKPFGRTVMNELKDAGYDVIAIGKIADIYDNEGVTQSLRTASNMDGMDKLIDTLSMDFTGLSFVNLVDFDAKYGHRRDPQGYGDALEEFDTRLAEVLPRLTADDLLIITADHGNDPVHHGTDHTREYVPLLVYSPRFQGGKPLPIRETFADVGATIADNFRVHMPPYGTSFLTELAQQ, from the coding sequence ATGAAGGTGAAGTCCACATACCGGCGCGTATTTTTAATTGTGCTCGATTCCGTCGGCATCGGCGAAGCGCCTGATGCTGAGAACTATAACGACAAAGGGGCGGATACGCTCGGGCATATCGCCGAATACCGCGGCGGCTTGCACATGCCGAATATGGCCAAACTCGGCCTGAGTCATATTCGTGAGATTCCAGGGGTGCCGAAAGTGAACGATCCGCTCGCCTACTATACAAAAATGAAAGAGGCATCCGCCGGCAAAGACACGATGACCGGCCATTGGGAATTAATGGGCCTTCGCATCGACAAGCCGTTCCGCGTCTTTCCGGACGGGTTTCCGCGCGAACTGATTGCTGAACTTGAACGGCGCACCGGGCGGAACGTGATCGGCAACAAACCGGCAAGCGGGACAGCGATCATTGAAGAGTTAGGCGAAGAACATATGAAAACGGGGGCGATCATCGTCTATACATCAGCTGACTCCGTCTTGCAAATCGCCGCCCATGAAGACGTCGTGCCGCTTGAGGAGCTGTACCGCATTTGCGAAATCGCCCGCGAGCTGACGCGCGATGAGCCGTACATGGTCGGACGCGTCATCGCCCGGCCGTTCATCGGGACGCCGGGCCGTTTTGAGCGGACGGCGAACCGGCACGACTATGCACTTAAGCCGTTCGGGCGCACGGTGATGAATGAATTAAAAGATGCGGGCTATGATGTGATCGCCATCGGGAAAATTGCCGATATTTACGACAATGAAGGGGTGACACAGTCGTTGCGGACGGCGTCCAATATGGACGGCATGGATAAGCTCATCGATACGCTCAGCATGGACTTTACCGGGCTCAGTTTTGTCAATCTCGTCGACTTTGATGCCAAATACGGTCATCGTCGCGACCCGCAAGGATATGGCGATGCGCTTGAAGAGTTTGACACCCGGCTTGCTGAGGTGCTGCCGCGGCTGACGGCGGATGATTTGTTGATCATTACAGCTGACCATGGCAATGATCCGGTGCACCACGGGACGGATCATACGCGTGAATACGTGCCGCTTTTAGTATACAGCCCGCGCTTTCAAGGCGGAAAGCCGCTCCCGATCCGCGAGACGTTTGCCGATGTAGGGGCCACGATCGCCGATAATTTTCGCGTCCACATGCCGCCGTACGGAACAAGTTTTTTAACGGAATTGGCGCAGCAGTGA
- the xerD gene encoding site-specific tyrosine recombinase XerD — MEHELKDFLHYLTVERNLAHNTIISYERDLKKYVRYLRQVERLGAWGEVERLHILHFLKFLSEQGQSARTIARHLASIRSFHQFLLREKMAAQDPAVHIETPQFERTLPKVLSVEEVEALLSAPQTNTPFGLRDKAMLELLYATGMRVSELVQLNLGDVHLTMGFVRCYGKGRKERIVPLGRMAVEALTGYLEHGRPQLADPRRRAAEALFLNHYGQRLTRQGFWKILKRLAKEAGIEKELTPHTLRHSFATHLLENGADLRAVQELLGHADISTTQIYTHVTKTRLKDVYNQYHPRA; from the coding sequence TTGGAACATGAATTAAAAGATTTTCTGCACTATTTGACGGTGGAGCGGAATTTGGCGCACAATACGATCATTTCGTATGAACGGGATTTAAAGAAATATGTCCGCTACTTGCGCCAAGTCGAGCGGCTTGGGGCGTGGGGCGAAGTCGAGCGCCTGCACATTCTCCATTTTTTAAAGTTTTTAAGTGAACAAGGGCAGTCGGCGCGGACGATTGCCCGCCATTTGGCATCGATCCGTTCGTTCCACCAGTTTTTGCTGCGGGAGAAAATGGCGGCGCAAGATCCGGCCGTTCATATCGAAACGCCGCAGTTTGAGCGGACGCTGCCGAAAGTGTTATCCGTCGAAGAAGTCGAAGCGCTCTTATCGGCGCCGCAGACAAATACACCGTTCGGTTTGCGCGATAAGGCGATGCTCGAGCTGCTGTATGCGACCGGTATGCGCGTCAGCGAACTGGTGCAGCTCAACTTAGGCGACGTGCATTTGACAATGGGGTTTGTTCGCTGCTATGGGAAAGGGCGAAAAGAGCGGATCGTCCCACTCGGCCGGATGGCGGTTGAAGCGCTTACTGGCTATTTGGAGCACGGGCGTCCGCAGTTGGCCGATCCGCGCAGGCGGGCGGCGGAGGCGCTATTTTTGAACCATTACGGCCAGCGTCTGACGAGGCAAGGGTTTTGGAAAATTTTAAAACGGCTTGCCAAAGAAGCGGGCATTGAAAAAGAGCTGACGCCTCACACGCTCCGGCATTCGTTTGCGACCCATCTGCTTGAGAACGGTGCCGATTTGCGCGCCGTCCAAGAGCTGCTGGGGCATGCCGACATTTCGACGACGCAAATATATACGCATGTGACGAAAACGCGTCTCAAAGACGTATATAACCAGTATCATCCGCGCGCCTAG
- a CDS encoding YqzK family protein encodes MKTVWQMVKVFLLFTGCTILFYYSLVWFNREYEYYHRYDEPGGSAVKVSTNESAPPDWLNRLLFFYRDGE; translated from the coding sequence ATGAAAACCGTTTGGCAAATGGTGAAAGTATTTCTTTTGTTTACGGGATGCACCATTTTATTTTATTATAGTCTTGTATGGTTTAATCGCGAGTACGAGTATTATCATCGATATGATGAACCGGGAGGATCGGCGGTTAAAGTGTCGACGAATGAAAGCGCGCCTCCGGACTGGCTCAACCGGCTACTATTTTTTTATCGCGACGGGGAGTAG
- a CDS encoding Fur family transcriptional regulator, with protein MEDRVERIKKQLHSAGYKLTPQREATVRVLLEHEEDHLSAEDVYLLVKEKSPEIGLATVYRTLELLTELKIVDKINFGDGVSRYDLRKEGAAHFHHHLVCLECGSVAEIQEDLLEDVEAIVEREWKFKIKDHRLTFHGICHRCQQKHEEK; from the coding sequence ATGGAAGATCGTGTGGAACGAATTAAAAAGCAGCTGCACTCGGCCGGCTATAAGCTGACGCCGCAGCGGGAAGCGACGGTAAGAGTCCTGCTTGAACATGAAGAAGACCATTTAAGCGCTGAAGATGTCTACCTCCTCGTGAAAGAAAAATCCCCAGAGATCGGGCTCGCGACCGTTTATCGGACGCTTGAGTTGCTGACTGAGCTGAAAATTGTCGATAAAATTAATTTCGGGGACGGGGTATCGCGCTACGACCTCCGCAAAGAAGGGGCGGCCCATTTCCATCATCATCTTGTTTGCCTCGAGTGCGGATCGGTGGCGGAAATTCAAGAAGATTTGCTTGAGGACGTCGAAGCCATTGTCGAACGGGAATGGAAGTTTAAAATTAAAGACCACCGCCTGACGTTCCATGGCATTTGCCACCGCTGCCAGCAAAAACATGAAGAAAAATAA
- the spoIIM gene encoding stage II sporulation protein M, translating to MRIHPLKSAVAIHLREHASLYVFVIVLFLMGVIFGAIVVNSLGFSQKQDLYYYLTQFFGQVSKDNLASAHDMFRQSYMHNIKYTALMWVLGISVIGLPIIFVLLFLKGVVVGFTVGFLVNQMSWKGFLLSFVSVMPQNLIVIPLMIVMGVISISFSLYMVRNQFMKRPHEPVFPMVMRYAAVMVAIAAGLLVSSAVEAYLSPVLMKQAVKWVIDFIIIII from the coding sequence ATGAGAATCCATCCGTTGAAATCGGCCGTCGCCATTCACTTGCGCGAACACGCCTCACTATACGTATTTGTTATCGTCCTGTTTTTAATGGGCGTTATTTTTGGCGCCATTGTCGTCAATAGCCTCGGCTTTAGCCAAAAACAAGACTTGTACTATTACTTGACGCAATTTTTTGGACAAGTATCGAAAGACAATTTGGCGAGCGCCCATGATATGTTTCGTCAAAGCTATATGCATAACATCAAATATACCGCCTTAATGTGGGTGCTTGGCATTTCCGTTATCGGCTTGCCGATCATTTTTGTTTTATTGTTTTTAAAAGGTGTTGTCGTCGGCTTTACGGTTGGTTTTTTGGTCAATCAAATGAGCTGGAAAGGATTTTTATTGTCATTTGTATCCGTCATGCCGCAAAACTTGATCGTCATTCCGCTGATGATTGTGATGGGCGTGATTTCGATTTCGTTTTCCTTGTATATGGTGCGCAACCAGTTTATGAAGCGGCCGCATGAGCCGGTATTCCCGATGGTGATGCGCTATGCCGCGGTGATGGTGGCGATTGCCGCGGGGCTGCTCGTTTCGTCGGCGGTCGAGGCGTATTTGTCACCGGTGTTGATGAAGCAGGCGGTCAAATGGGTGATTGATTTCATAATCATTATTATATAA
- a CDS encoding endonuclease Q family protein: MPNKKNGGALGRYYADLHIHIGRTASGRPVKITGARTLTLENILHEAAHVKGIDLVGVIDSHVPEVLDELERAMDEHGWREHNEGGVSTGKVTLLLGSEIEVYDDRCRGPIHVLVFLPTVRAMRFFSTWLGERVKNVTLSSQRIYASGRELQTAVKEQGGWFIPAHAFTPFKSLYGKGVERSLTEVFDPDRIDAVELGLSADTAMADQIAELHRYPYLTNSDAHSLRKIAREYEQVRLAAPTFAELAKAFRGEDGRAIAANYGLNPKLGKYHRTVCERCLTPVAPDAERCPSCGHRRFIKGVFERLEELKTAERGPKRPPYIYQVPLEFIPGLGPKAYEKLLDRFGTEMHVLHEAAEEELAETVGEKLARLIVLARSGALAIEAGGGGKYGKVRG; this comes from the coding sequence ATGCCGAATAAAAAAAACGGGGGCGCCCTCGGCCGTTACTATGCCGATTTACATATTCACATCGGCCGGACCGCCTCCGGCCGTCCGGTGAAAATTACCGGGGCGCGGACGTTGACGCTTGAAAACATTTTGCATGAAGCGGCGCATGTGAAAGGGATCGATTTGGTCGGTGTCATTGACAGTCATGTGCCGGAAGTGCTTGACGAACTCGAGCGGGCGATGGATGAACATGGATGGCGCGAACATAATGAGGGGGGCGTCAGCACGGGGAAAGTGACGTTGCTATTGGGCAGTGAGATCGAAGTGTACGATGACCGTTGCCGCGGGCCGATTCACGTCCTTGTTTTTTTGCCGACTGTCCGGGCGATGCGCTTCTTTTCGACCTGGCTTGGCGAACGGGTGAAAAACGTGACACTCAGCTCGCAGCGTATTTACGCTTCGGGGCGCGAGTTGCAGACGGCGGTGAAAGAGCAGGGCGGTTGGTTCATTCCGGCGCATGCGTTCACGCCGTTTAAAAGTTTGTACGGAAAAGGGGTGGAGCGCAGTTTAACGGAAGTGTTCGACCCGGATCGGATCGATGCTGTCGAGCTTGGGCTGAGCGCTGATACAGCTATGGCCGACCAAATCGCCGAGTTGCACCGCTATCCGTATTTGACGAATTCGGACGCCCATTCGTTGCGGAAGATCGCCCGCGAATATGAACAAGTGCGGCTGGCCGCCCCGACGTTTGCCGAGTTGGCAAAAGCGTTTCGCGGTGAAGACGGGAGGGCCATCGCGGCGAATTATGGCTTGAATCCGAAGCTTGGCAAGTATCACCGGACAGTGTGTGAACGCTGCCTGACGCCGGTGGCGCCGGATGCCGAGCGCTGTCCGTCATGCGGACATCGCCGCTTCATTAAAGGAGTGTTTGAGCGGCTTGAGGAATTGAAAACAGCGGAACGTGGGCCGAAGCGGCCGCCATACATCTATCAAGTGCCGCTTGAATTTATCCCCGGCCTCGGTCCGAAAGCGTACGAAAAACTGCTTGACCGTTTCGGTACGGAAATGCATGTGCTGCATGAAGCAGCGGAAGAGGAACTTGCCGAGACGGTCGGGGAAAAGCTCGCCCGGCTGATCGTTCTTGCCCGCAGCGGTGCGCTCGCCATCGAAGCCGGCGGCGGCGGGAAATATGGAAAAGTGAGGGGATGA